A region of Flavobacterium indicum GPTSA100-9 = DSM 17447 DNA encodes the following proteins:
- a CDS encoding MATE family efflux transporter produces MNKYFKEFRYNFKLALPVIAGMVGHTLVSVVDNIIVGQLGSTELAAVSLGNSFIFIGMSFGIGFSTAITPIIAEYDSQKDIEKGRTAFQNGLILCTILGFALFFLLFFAKPLLNFMNQPAAVVKLARPFLDIVGFSLVPLVVFQAYKQFADGMSETKYSMYATIIGNIINVVLNIVLVFGLFGFPKLGIVGSAIGTLIARIFMVLYMHYILSKKEKFKPFFNLFGWQSFEKRMSNKIIALGIPSSMQMFFEVALFTGAIWLSGMIGTTSQAANQIALSLASLTFMFAMGLSVTAMVRVANQKGLEDYPKLNVVAHSIFLMAILIEIVFAVVFMLFNEFLPKQFVNVEVAHQVKDTAEVVAIASKLLLIAAFFQLFDGMQVVVLGALRGMQDVKIPAVITFIAYWVVGFPVSIYLGLYTELKAVGIWIGLLAGLAAAAILLYLRFKYLLRKRL; encoded by the coding sequence ATGAATAAGTATTTTAAAGAATTTCGATACAATTTTAAATTGGCACTTCCAGTAATTGCTGGAATGGTTGGACATACTTTAGTGAGTGTAGTTGATAATATTATTGTAGGGCAATTAGGTTCTACTGAATTAGCTGCTGTTTCATTAGGTAATAGTTTTATTTTTATAGGTATGTCGTTTGGAATTGGATTCTCAACAGCTATTACACCAATAATTGCAGAATATGATTCACAAAAAGATATTGAAAAAGGAAGAACTGCTTTTCAGAATGGATTAATTTTATGTACTATTTTAGGTTTTGCATTATTCTTTTTGTTGTTTTTTGCTAAACCTTTGTTGAACTTCATGAATCAACCCGCAGCTGTGGTAAAATTAGCCCGACCTTTTTTAGATATTGTTGGCTTTTCATTGGTGCCCTTGGTAGTTTTTCAAGCCTATAAACAATTTGCAGATGGAATGAGTGAAACAAAGTATTCTATGTATGCTACTATCATTGGAAATATCATTAATGTGGTGTTAAATATTGTCTTAGTTTTTGGTTTATTCGGTTTTCCAAAATTAGGAATTGTTGGTTCAGCTATCGGAACATTAATTGCACGTATATTCATGGTGCTGTACATGCATTATATTTTAAGTAAGAAAGAAAAATTTAAACCCTTTTTCAACCTATTTGGTTGGCAATCCTTTGAAAAAAGAATGTCTAATAAAATAATAGCGTTAGGAATTCCTTCTTCCATGCAAATGTTTTTTGAAGTTGCATTATTCACAGGGGCTATTTGGTTGTCGGGAATGATAGGTACAACCAGTCAGGCAGCCAATCAAATTGCACTCAGTTTGGCTTCATTAACATTTATGTTTGCCATGGGATTAAGTGTAACCGCTATGGTTCGAGTGGCTAATCAAAAAGGATTGGAAGATTATCCCAAATTAAATGTTGTAGCACATTCTATATTCTTAATGGCTATACTTATCGAGATTGTTTTCGCAGTTGTTTTTATGTTGTTTAATGAATTTTTACCTAAACAATTTGTAAATGTAGAGGTCGCCCATCAAGTAAAAGACACAGCTGAAGTAGTCGCTATTGCTTCAAAATTATTATTAATTGCTGCGTTTTTTCAGTTGTTTGATGGTATGCAAGTGGTTGTTTTAGGTGCATTAAGAGGTATGCAAGATGTGAAAATTCCAGCTGTGATTACTTTTATTGCTTATTGGGTTGTTGGATTTCCAGTTTCAATCTATTTGGGATTGTACACCGAATTAAAAGCGGTAGGAATTTGGATTGGTTTATTAGCAGGTTTGGCTGCTGCAGCAATTTTACTATATTTACGCTTTAAATATTTATTGAGAAAAAGATTATAA